One stretch of Chryseobacterium sp. LJ668 DNA includes these proteins:
- the rplS gene encoding 50S ribosomal protein L19 encodes MDLLKYVQDKYITKKEFPEFKAGDTITVYYEIKEGQKTRTQFFKGTVIQLRGTGSTKTFTIRKMSGDVGVERVFPINMPALQKIEVDRRGKVRRSRIYYFRDLRGKKARIKDAAYKKK; translated from the coding sequence ATGGATTTATTAAAGTACGTACAAGACAAGTACATTACAAAAAAAGAATTCCCAGAATTCAAAGCTGGTGATACCATCACGGTGTATTACGAGATTAAGGAAGGTCAAAAAACAAGAACTCAGTTCTTTAAAGGAACTGTAATCCAATTGAGAGGAACAGGTTCTACTAAGACTTTTACAATCAGAAAAATGAGTGGTGATGTAGGGGTAGAGAGAGTTTTCCCTATCAACATGCCAGCTCTTCAAAAAATCGAAGTTGACAGAAGAGGTAAAGTTAGAAGATCTAGAATTTACTACTTCAGAGACCTTAGAGGTAAAAAAGCGAGAATTAAAGACGCTGCTTACAAGAAGAAATAA
- the rluF gene encoding 23S rRNA pseudouridine(2604) synthase RluF: MEKTRINKYLSEVGYCSRRSADKLLEEGRITINGKVPEMGTKVSDEDVVEVDGKPIRESEEKPIYIAFNKPVGIVCTTDTKREIDNIIEYINHPKRIFPIGRLDKPSEGLILLTNDGDIVNKILRGKNNHEKEYLVRVDKPLNTKFLEKMRNGVPILDTVTKKCEVERIDDMTFRIVLTQGLNRQIRRMCEFLGYEVKKLKRIRIMNIKLDLPLGKWRELTSEELSELNNMLDGSSKTFD, from the coding sequence ATGGAAAAAACACGTATCAATAAATATCTTTCGGAAGTTGGTTACTGCTCAAGACGTTCGGCCGACAAACTTTTGGAAGAAGGCAGAATAACGATCAACGGAAAAGTTCCCGAAATGGGAACGAAAGTTTCTGACGAAGATGTTGTGGAGGTTGACGGAAAACCGATCCGTGAATCCGAAGAAAAGCCAATTTATATTGCTTTCAACAAACCTGTAGGAATTGTTTGTACTACAGATACGAAACGTGAGATTGATAATATCATTGAATATATTAACCATCCTAAAAGAATTTTCCCAATCGGACGATTAGATAAACCAAGTGAAGGTTTGATTTTATTGACGAATGACGGCGACATTGTAAATAAAATTCTTAGAGGAAAAAATAATCACGAAAAAGAATATTTGGTAAGAGTTGATAAGCCACTCAATACAAAATTTCTTGAAAAAATGCGAAACGGTGTGCCTATTTTAGATACCGTTACCAAAAAATGTGAGGTTGAGAGAATTGATGATATGACTTTCCGAATTGTTTTGACGCAGGGTTTGAACAGACAGATCAGAAGAATGTGTGAATTTCTGGGCTATGAAGTGAAAAAACTGAAACGTATAAGAATTATGAATATTAAACTTGATCTTCCTTTAGGAAAATGGAGAGAGCTGACTTCTGAAGAATTATCAGAACTTAACAACATGCTTGATGGATCCTCAAAAACTTTTGACTAA
- a CDS encoding T9SS-dependent M36 family metallopeptidase — MDDNFTHKIKTKSIQILLVLLIPFFVFSQQHKRLITNYILTNQIQDFKKSDLIDFEIDNVDQSESLNGEIVKIQQKFKGFPIYNAVGTALIKNEKIVYFSDSFIKNYNISTSNIAIVSKEQALEKIASALDKKDVAKFQIIENSEAEPTHKNFARQNLTFVEINNNLKLAYQFSLKEPNSKNFWNILVDAHSGEILNTDNLTVSCSFHPGAYGHDHSNENLADPSDKTYTSPTFLPDNASYNIFPLPIEAPTFGSRSVLMNPWILASSPEGWHSDGANHYTSTRGNNVYAYEDTANSDQPGYSPDGGLSRNFNFPFSVNGTPLFNQNAAITNLFYVNNRVHDIFYQFGFTESARNFQQNNFGKGGAGNDYVKAEAQDGGGLNNANFTTPSDGNRPLMQMYLWSTANRYFFYNAPLSAVLRVPQANPAQFGPQLNGTGVTADVALAGNINACSPLPAGSLSGKIGLIERGGPSTCTFVVKVKNAQNAGAVAAIIYNNPAAINFPSSMGGIDATITIPSVLITNDEGEYIKNQLNNSATVNVTLKSDPATAVKPDGSFDNGIITHEYGHGISNRLTGNGSTCLLKSQSKEQMGEGWSDFFALMLTNSPGDNANVPRSIGSYTSGQLPGGMGFRPAKYSPDFSINDYTYGDTNGMEIEEDSEIVPDVHRIGFVWASMLWDLHWQYAAKYGYSSDVTSNMTSGSARVLQLITNALKLQACNPTFIDGRNAILSAEMITTKGEDRCVIWKTFAKRGLGLNALAGNKMNISDQVEDFSIPKDCTDGNSNIPVDKNLIAIYPNPTKDEFFIYLKDYTIGNVHVQVYDMSGKLVLSENRSSPDSRIPVSTKDFENGVYVVKLEGVGINITSKIIVKK; from the coding sequence ATGGATGATAATTTTACTCATAAAATAAAAACAAAAAGCATTCAAATTCTGTTAGTGCTTTTAATTCCTTTTTTTGTTTTTTCTCAACAGCATAAGCGATTGATTACAAATTATATTCTTACCAATCAAATTCAGGATTTTAAAAAATCAGATTTGATAGACTTCGAAATTGATAATGTAGATCAATCAGAATCTTTAAACGGTGAAATTGTAAAAATTCAGCAAAAATTTAAAGGCTTCCCAATATACAATGCAGTCGGAACAGCTTTAATTAAAAATGAAAAAATTGTTTATTTTTCAGATTCTTTTATTAAAAATTACAATATTTCAACATCAAATATTGCAATAGTAAGTAAGGAACAAGCACTTGAAAAAATTGCGTCAGCTTTAGATAAAAAAGATGTGGCTAAATTTCAAATCATCGAAAATTCTGAAGCCGAACCTACACATAAAAATTTTGCGAGGCAAAACTTGACTTTTGTAGAAATCAATAATAATTTAAAACTAGCTTACCAGTTTTCCCTAAAAGAACCAAATTCTAAGAATTTCTGGAATATTTTGGTTGATGCGCATTCAGGAGAAATTCTAAATACAGATAATCTTACCGTTTCATGTAGTTTTCATCCCGGAGCATATGGTCATGATCATTCAAATGAAAACTTGGCTGATCCTTCAGACAAAACATACACATCACCAACTTTTCTACCTGATAATGCTTCTTACAATATATTTCCTCTTCCTATAGAAGCTCCCACTTTCGGAAGCAGATCAGTTCTTATGAATCCATGGATATTAGCCTCTTCTCCTGAAGGATGGCATTCTGATGGAGCAAATCATTACACAAGCACCCGAGGGAATAATGTCTATGCATACGAAGATACTGCAAACTCAGATCAGCCCGGTTATTCTCCTGACGGAGGATTAAGCAGAAATTTCAACTTCCCTTTTTCTGTTAACGGCACTCCTCTGTTCAACCAAAATGCAGCCATTACCAATTTATTTTATGTCAATAACAGGGTACACGATATTTTTTATCAATTCGGGTTCACAGAGTCTGCAAGAAATTTTCAGCAAAACAATTTTGGTAAAGGTGGTGCAGGAAATGATTATGTAAAAGCTGAAGCACAGGACGGCGGTGGTTTAAACAATGCAAACTTTACAACACCTTCCGATGGAAATAGACCTTTGATGCAGATGTATCTTTGGTCAACAGCCAACAGATATTTTTTCTACAATGCTCCTTTATCAGCGGTTTTACGTGTTCCTCAGGCAAATCCCGCTCAGTTTGGTCCGCAACTTAATGGAACAGGAGTGACAGCAGATGTTGCTTTAGCGGGTAATATCAATGCTTGCTCTCCGTTACCAGCAGGATCTTTATCCGGAAAAATTGGCCTTATTGAAAGAGGTGGTCCTTCTACCTGCACATTTGTTGTTAAAGTAAAAAATGCTCAGAATGCGGGAGCTGTTGCGGCGATCATTTATAATAACCCTGCTGCTATCAATTTCCCTTCTTCAATGGGCGGAATAGATGCAACGATAACAATACCTTCTGTTCTGATTACGAATGATGAAGGAGAATATATTAAAAATCAATTAAACAATTCGGCAACAGTAAATGTAACATTAAAAAGTGATCCTGCAACTGCAGTTAAACCAGATGGAAGCTTTGATAACGGAATTATCACCCACGAATACGGTCACGGAATTTCAAACAGATTGACAGGAAACGGATCTACTTGTCTTCTAAAATCTCAAAGCAAAGAACAAATGGGGGAAGGCTGGTCAGATTTTTTTGCATTGATGTTGACCAACAGTCCTGGCGATAATGCCAATGTTCCGAGAAGTATCGGATCTTATACAAGCGGACAGCTGCCTGGTGGTATGGGATTTAGGCCAGCAAAGTACTCTCCGGATTTTTCAATCAATGATTACACTTACGGTGATACAAACGGAATGGAGATTGAAGAAGATTCTGAGATTGTGCCCGATGTTCACAGAATAGGATTTGTCTGGGCAAGTATGCTTTGGGATTTGCATTGGCAATATGCGGCGAAATATGGTTATTCGTCTGATGTAACTTCAAATATGACCAGCGGAAGCGCACGGGTCTTACAGTTGATAACCAATGCTCTCAAACTTCAGGCTTGTAATCCTACATTTATTGATGGTCGTAACGCGATATTATCCGCTGAAATGATTACCACGAAAGGTGAAGACCGATGTGTGATCTGGAAAACTTTTGCAAAAAGAGGTTTAGGCCTGAATGCATTAGCGGGAAACAAAATGAATATCAGTGATCAGGTGGAAGATTTTTCGATTCCTAAAGACTGTACTGATGGAAATTCAAATATACCTGTTGATAAAAATTTGATAGCAATCTATCCTAATCCTACAAAAGATGAATTTTTTATTTATCTAAAAGATTATACCATAGGGAATGTTCATGTTCAGGTATATGATATGTCAGGCAAATTGGTTTTGTCTGAAAACAGATCTTCTCCCGATTCTAGAATTCCTGTTTCTACAAAAGATTTTGAAAATGGAGTGTATGTTGTAAAATTAGAGGGAGTAGGAATTAATATTACTTCGAAAATAATTGTCAAAAAATAA
- a CDS encoding undecaprenyl-diphosphate phosphatase: protein MDLIKAIIIAIVEGLTEYLPISSTAHMGFAASLMGLEETEFLKMFQVSIQFGAILSVVVAYWKMFFDIKNLQFYFKLGFAVIPALVLGYIFDDKIEAVLGNQIAISSVLVLGGVVLLFADKWFKSPVIHDEKELSIKKAVIIGFWQCLAMMPGTSRSAASIIGGMTQGLTRKAAAEFSFFLAVPTMLAVTVYSVFVKTWGKETPNPMKGYQMILESQDHIMIFIVGNIVAFITALIAIKAFIGILNKYGFKPWGWYRIIVGIALLVYFYFFKI, encoded by the coding sequence ATGGATTTAATTAAAGCAATCATTATTGCGATTGTAGAAGGACTTACAGAATATCTACCCATTTCGTCAACAGCGCACATGGGTTTTGCGGCTAGTCTGATGGGCTTAGAGGAAACAGAATTTCTCAAAATGTTTCAGGTTTCTATACAGTTTGGAGCCATTTTATCGGTTGTGGTAGCGTATTGGAAAATGTTTTTTGACATTAAGAATCTTCAGTTTTATTTTAAATTGGGTTTTGCAGTGATTCCGGCTTTGGTTTTAGGATATATTTTTGATGACAAAATTGAGGCAGTTTTAGGAAATCAGATTGCAATTTCGTCAGTTTTAGTCCTCGGCGGAGTTGTTCTTCTCTTTGCAGACAAGTGGTTCAAAAGTCCTGTCATTCACGACGAAAAAGAATTATCAATAAAAAAGGCGGTAATCATCGGTTTTTGGCAATGTCTTGCAATGATGCCCGGAACAAGCAGAAGTGCAGCTTCTATCATTGGTGGAATGACGCAGGGTTTAACAAGAAAAGCAGCCGCAGAATTTTCATTTTTCCTTGCTGTTCCTACGATGTTGGCTGTTACAGTTTATTCAGTTTTTGTGAAAACTTGGGGCAAAGAAACTCCTAATCCAATGAAAGGTTACCAGATGATTCTTGAATCTCAAGATCACATTATGATATTTATTGTTGGAAATATTGTAGCATTTATCACAGCTCTTATCGCAATCAAAGCGTTTATTGGTATTCTGAACAAATATGGTTTCAAACCGTGGGGTTGGTACAGAATTATCGTCGGAATTGCTTTATTGGTTTATTTTTACTTTTTCAAAATTTAA
- the rpsA gene encoding 30S ribosomal protein S1 — protein MSKETNSAEVILNQNVAPEQFDWDSFESGLDADARKEKSDLEEIYNGSLSSLNDNDVITGKVVRLTDKEAIVDIDFKSEGVISLNEFRYNPGLKVGDDVEVMVDRREDKTGQLQLSHRKARTLKAWDRVNELHETGEIVNGFVKSRTKGGMIVDVHGIEAFLPGSQIDVKPIKDYDQFVGKTMEFKVVKINPEFKNVVVSHKALIEADIEGQKKEIIAQLEKGQVLEGTVKNITSYGVFVDLGGVDGLIHITDLSWSRVNHPSEILEDGQTVKVVILDFDDEKTRIQLGMKQLEAHPWDALSADMKVGDKVKGKVVVLADYGAFVEIAPGVEGLIHVSEMSWSTHLRSAGDFVKVGDEVEAEVLTLDREDRKISLGMKQLSKDPWENIEAKYPVGSEHVGTVRNFTNFGVFVELEEGIDGLIYISDLSWTKKIKHPSEFCAVGDKLNVIVLELDIQARRLSLGHKQLTENPWDKFETKYAEGTVHAGKAVEVHDKGASVQFEDAEVEAFCPSRLLEKEDGSKIKKGEDAQFKVIEFNKEFKRVVVSHTGIFRDEEKKNAREASNNRSNNNNNSNTSSSSNNEERSTLGDIDVLAELKRKMEGGK, from the coding sequence ATGTCAAAAGAGACAAATTCAGCAGAGGTTATTCTTAACCAAAACGTAGCACCAGAACAATTTGACTGGGATTCTTTCGAATCTGGTCTTGATGCAGATGCTAGAAAAGAAAAAAGCGATCTTGAAGAAATCTATAACGGATCTCTTAGCAGCTTAAATGATAACGACGTTATCACTGGTAAAGTTGTAAGATTGACTGACAAAGAAGCTATCGTAGACATCGATTTCAAATCTGAAGGTGTTATTTCTCTTAACGAATTCCGTTACAACCCAGGCCTTAAAGTAGGTGATGATGTTGAAGTAATGGTAGACAGAAGAGAAGACAAAACTGGTCAGTTACAATTATCTCACAGAAAAGCTAGAACGCTTAAAGCTTGGGATAGAGTAAACGAACTTCACGAAACTGGAGAAATCGTTAACGGTTTTGTAAAATCTAGAACTAAAGGAGGTATGATCGTTGACGTACACGGTATCGAAGCATTCTTACCAGGTTCTCAAATCGACGTTAAGCCAATTAAAGATTACGATCAGTTCGTAGGTAAAACTATGGAGTTCAAAGTTGTGAAAATCAACCCTGAGTTCAAAAACGTAGTAGTATCTCACAAAGCACTGATCGAAGCAGATATCGAAGGTCAGAAAAAAGAAATCATCGCACAGCTTGAAAAAGGTCAGGTTCTTGAAGGTACTGTTAAGAATATTACTTCTTACGGTGTATTCGTAGATCTTGGTGGTGTAGACGGATTGATCCACATTACAGACCTTTCTTGGTCTAGAGTGAACCATCCATCTGAAATCTTAGAAGACGGACAAACTGTGAAAGTGGTTATCCTTGACTTTGATGACGAGAAAACAAGAATCCAATTGGGTATGAAGCAATTAGAAGCTCATCCTTGGGATGCTCTTTCTGCTGATATGAAAGTTGGTGATAAAGTAAAAGGAAAAGTAGTAGTTCTTGCTGACTATGGTGCATTCGTTGAGATCGCTCCAGGTGTAGAAGGATTAATACACGTTTCTGAAATGTCTTGGTCTACTCATTTGAGAAGTGCAGGAGATTTCGTAAAAGTAGGTGATGAAGTAGAAGCTGAAGTACTTACTTTGGATAGAGAAGACAGAAAAATCTCTCTAGGTATGAAACAATTATCTAAAGATCCTTGGGAAAATATCGAAGCTAAATATCCGGTAGGTTCTGAGCACGTTGGAACTGTAAGAAACTTTACAAACTTCGGTGTATTCGTAGAATTGGAAGAAGGTATCGACGGATTGATCTATATCTCAGACCTTTCTTGGACTAAGAAAATCAAGCATCCATCAGAATTCTGTGCAGTTGGTGATAAATTGAATGTTATCGTTCTTGAACTAGACATCCAGGCTAGAAGATTATCTCTAGGTCACAAACAATTGACAGAAAACCCATGGGATAAATTTGAAACTAAATATGCTGAAGGAACTGTACACGCTGGTAAAGCTGTAGAAGTGCACGATAAAGGTGCTTCTGTACAATTCGAAGATGCTGAAGTAGAAGCTTTCTGCCCTTCAAGATTATTAGAGAAAGAAGATGGATCTAAAATCAAAAAAGGTGAAGATGCTCAGTTCAAAGTAATCGAATTCAACAAAGAATTCAAGAGAGTTGTAGTTTCTCACACAGGTATCTTCAGAGACGAAGAGAAAAAGAATGCAAGAGAAGCTTCTAATAATAGATCTAACAATAACAACAATAGTAACACATCTTCTTCATCAAATAATGAAGAAAGATCAACTCTTGGTGATATCGATGTATTAGCAGAATTGAAAAGAAAAATGGAAGGAGGTAAATAA
- a CDS encoding EamA family transporter — protein sequence MGKKNILKGVLFVGVGASIYGMLATFVKMSYKDGFTTSEVTTAQFVMGFVGLLILNFIQTITSKKTLISPSRKEFKMLMLAGTSLGCTSLFYYISVQYINVSIAIVLLMQSVWFSVVAESFLTKKLPNLRKVISVCIVLLGTILATNIINLEVKIDWHGVFWGLLAAASFTMTMFTSNTLATGLPVLRKSIIMLSGGSVIIFLFLFFAQIGPLYSDELKSFYLNFTENTEHIRPFEYSIFWTYGFVLALFGTIIPPILFNLGFPSTGLGLGSIISSLELPVSVTMAYVLLGEEVLMIQWFGIVLILFAIVLMNLPPKSQNIATELS from the coding sequence ATGGGGAAGAAGAATATTTTAAAAGGAGTTTTATTTGTCGGGGTCGGAGCAAGTATTTATGGTATGTTGGCAACCTTTGTGAAGATGTCTTACAAGGATGGTTTTACAACTTCTGAAGTTACAACCGCACAGTTTGTGATGGGATTTGTAGGTTTATTGATCTTAAATTTCATACAGACCATCACATCAAAAAAAACATTGATATCACCGAGCCGGAAAGAATTTAAGATGCTGATGTTAGCCGGAACCTCTTTGGGATGTACAAGTCTGTTCTACTACATTTCAGTGCAATATATCAATGTTTCTATTGCTATTGTTTTGCTGATGCAGTCCGTTTGGTTCAGTGTTGTTGCCGAAAGTTTTTTAACCAAAAAATTACCTAATCTTAGAAAAGTAATCTCAGTTTGTATAGTGCTGCTGGGAACGATTTTAGCAACCAATATAATCAATCTGGAAGTAAAGATTGACTGGCATGGTGTATTTTGGGGGCTTTTAGCTGCAGCTTCATTCACGATGACGATGTTTACATCCAATACTCTGGCAACGGGTTTGCCGGTACTTAGAAAAAGTATTATTATGCTTTCGGGAGGTTCGGTTATTATCTTTTTATTTTTATTTTTTGCGCAGATCGGCCCTCTTTATTCTGATGAATTAAAATCATTTTATTTAAATTTTACCGAAAATACAGAGCATATTCGGCCGTTTGAGTATTCGATTTTCTGGACGTATGGTTTTGTTCTGGCTTTATTCGGAACCATAATTCCGCCTATTTTATTTAATTTAGGCTTTCCGAGTACAGGTTTGGGATTGGGTAGTATTATTTCGTCTTTAGAGCTTCCTGTTTCGGTAACGATGGCTTACGTTCTTTTAGGAGAAGAGGTGCTTATGATCCAATGGTTCGGGATCGTATTGATATTATTTGCCATTGTTTTGATGAACTTACCTCCGAAAAGCCAAAACATTGCAACAGAACTTTCTTAA
- a CDS encoding cell division protein FtsX: MAKSVEEFNKKRLRSSNITVVISIALVLFLLGLMGLILINAQKYSDYLKEQLVVNAYFDENYDEKDSAKIVKQETEAVQQIQKLESVKRTTYISKKMASAEAKKSLGVNSEALFEDDIFPASVEIALKPEYTDSTKIGAVLTQIKSVPGIVDVKNDSDSQKIYDKLNKILKWILAFCVLFLVLAIVLINNSIRLKVFSKRFIIKTMQLVGAKRRFILTPFIKEALVLGLLGAVLALLALSGLWYYFTTTIKTPFVQDTNQYFWLVLLIFGVGIFITILSTIVATWRFLRSNVDDLYYS; the protein is encoded by the coding sequence ATGGCGAAATCTGTAGAAGAGTTTAATAAGAAAAGACTTCGGTCTAGCAATATTACTGTAGTAATAAGTATTGCCTTAGTGTTATTTTTGTTGGGTTTGATGGGTTTGATTTTGATCAATGCACAAAAATATTCTGATTATCTTAAAGAACAACTCGTTGTGAATGCGTACTTTGACGAGAATTACGACGAAAAAGATTCGGCAAAAATTGTAAAGCAGGAAACCGAAGCGGTTCAGCAGATTCAAAAATTAGAATCAGTAAAACGTACAACGTATATTTCAAAGAAAATGGCTTCGGCTGAGGCTAAAAAAAGTCTGGGCGTAAACAGCGAAGCGCTTTTTGAAGATGATATTTTCCCCGCTTCTGTAGAAATTGCTTTAAAACCGGAATATACTGACTCTACAAAAATTGGTGCAGTTCTAACGCAGATCAAATCGGTGCCAGGAATTGTAGATGTAAAAAATGATTCAGATTCTCAAAAAATTTATGATAAACTGAATAAAATTCTAAAATGGATTTTGGCATTTTGTGTACTGTTTTTAGTGCTTGCGATTGTTTTAATCAACAATTCTATAAGACTGAAAGTCTTCTCAAAAAGATTTATTATCAAAACCATGCAGCTGGTAGGAGCGAAGAGAAGATTTATTCTGACTCCTTTTATTAAAGAAGCTTTGGTTCTGGGTCTGTTGGGAGCAGTATTGGCTCTTCTGGCTTTATCAGGACTTTGGTACTATTTTACCACTACAATAAAAACTCCTTTTGTACAAGATACCAACCAATATTTCTGGTTAGTACTTTTGATTTTCGGAGTAGGTATTTTCATCACAATATTAAGCACAATTGTTGCGACATGGAGGTTCTTGAGATCTAATGTTGACGACCTATATTACTCTTAA
- a CDS encoding DUF3098 domain-containing protein: MGKKTREFSASDFGTEREVSKEQTFYFGQQNYKWMLIGLACIVVGFLLMMGSDANTIDGKLDPNSWNDDIFSIRRIRIAPLLIVIGFIIEVYAILKRKK, from the coding sequence ATGGGCAAAAAAACACGTGAATTTTCCGCATCAGATTTTGGTACGGAAAGAGAAGTTTCAAAAGAACAGACTTTTTACTTCGGACAGCAGAATTATAAATGGATGTTAATAGGTTTGGCCTGCATCGTTGTAGGATTTCTATTAATGATGGGTTCGGATGCCAACACCATTGACGGAAAGCTGGATCCAAATTCCTGGAACGACGATATTTTTTCGATCAGAAGAATCAGAATCGCACCTTTACTCATCGTGATCGGTTTTATAATTGAAGTGTATGCAATTTTGAAAAGAAAGAAATAA
- the truB gene encoding tRNA pseudouridine(55) synthase TruB, with product MTSEKLQTGHIFLLDKPLDWTSFQAVNKMKYKLKSEFGLPKKFKIGHAGTLDPRATGLLIVCTGKFTKKIPEIQDAPKEYWTEIKIGVRTESYDTEKPEILQQDISHITQTNVKEALEKFLGEIEQTPPIFSAIKIDGKRAYDMARAGQEVEMKSRKTTINYITEIEINFPLVSFVVGCSKGTYIRSLAHDIGQELGVGAYLTQLRRTKIGDYKVEDATTDFLENEYRFENL from the coding sequence ATGACATCAGAAAAATTACAAACCGGACATATTTTTTTATTAGATAAACCTCTGGACTGGACTTCCTTTCAGGCGGTCAATAAAATGAAATACAAGCTCAAAAGTGAGTTTGGTCTTCCCAAAAAATTTAAAATCGGTCATGCAGGAACTTTGGATCCGAGAGCAACCGGTCTTTTGATTGTCTGCACAGGAAAATTCACAAAGAAAATTCCGGAAATACAGGATGCTCCAAAAGAATATTGGACAGAAATTAAAATCGGAGTACGAACAGAATCTTACGATACCGAAAAACCTGAAATTCTTCAGCAGGATATTTCTCACATTACACAAACAAACGTTAAAGAAGCTTTAGAAAAATTTTTAGGTGAAATCGAACAGACTCCACCAATCTTCTCTGCCATTAAAATCGACGGGAAAAGAGCTTATGATATGGCGAGAGCTGGACAGGAGGTTGAAATGAAATCCAGAAAAACGACAATTAATTACATTACAGAGATAGAAATTAATTTTCCGTTGGTTAGTTTTGTGGTTGGCTGTTCAAAAGGAACCTATATTCGCAGTCTTGCTCATGACATTGGTCAGGAATTAGGAGTTGGTGCTTATTTAACACAATTGAGAAGAACAAAAATCGGTGATTATAAAGTAGAAGATGCTACTACAGATTTTTTAGAAAACGAATACAGATTCGAAAATTTATGA
- a CDS encoding alpha/beta fold hydrolase, with protein sequence MKYLKSTAVIMFFSFASISVFSQIKPLDAMLLNYQYPFEVYYKNLNSQKQSLKMAYMDVAPKKSNGKTIMLLHGKNFNGAYWEKTAKNLSDKGCRVIIPDQIGFGKSSKPQSYQFSFAQLAENTKTILDDLKIDKLIVLGHSMGGMLATRFTLMYPESVEKLILENPIGLEDYKVLAKYQTVDEAYQSELKNTAESYKNYQLKFYYDNKWKAEYQPWLDLIAGWTLHKDYPKVAWNAALTSDMIINQPVVYEFKNIKTPTLLIIGTGDRTAIGKDRAPKEIQPTMGQYQELGKMTQHQITGSKLVELDNVGHLPHIEVYDKFWNALYDFIK encoded by the coding sequence ATGAAATATCTAAAGAGTACTGCAGTTATCATGTTTTTTTCATTTGCATCAATTTCCGTGTTTTCTCAGATAAAACCTTTAGATGCAATGCTTTTAAACTACCAATATCCTTTTGAGGTTTATTATAAAAATCTAAATTCTCAAAAGCAAAGTCTCAAAATGGCGTATATGGATGTTGCTCCAAAAAAATCCAACGGCAAAACAATCATGCTCCTTCATGGGAAAAATTTTAACGGAGCCTATTGGGAAAAAACGGCAAAAAATTTATCAGATAAAGGTTGTCGAGTGATTATTCCTGATCAGATTGGCTTCGGAAAATCTTCAAAACCGCAAAGTTATCAGTTTTCATTTGCGCAGTTGGCAGAAAATACCAAAACAATTTTAGATGATCTAAAAATTGATAAATTGATTGTTTTAGGCCATTCAATGGGTGGAATGCTCGCAACAAGATTTACCTTAATGTATCCTGAATCGGTAGAAAAATTAATTCTTGAAAACCCGATCGGATTAGAAGACTACAAAGTTTTAGCAAAATATCAAACTGTTGACGAAGCATATCAATCTGAATTAAAAAATACAGCAGAAAGCTATAAAAATTATCAGTTAAAATTTTATTATGACAACAAATGGAAAGCAGAATATCAGCCGTGGCTTGATCTCATTGCCGGCTGGACTTTACACAAAGACTATCCAAAAGTTGCATGGAATGCGGCACTAACGAGTGATATGATCATCAATCAGCCTGTAGTCTATGAATTCAAAAACATCAAAACTCCAACCTTACTGATTATCGGCACAGGAGATCGTACAGCGATCGGAAAAGACCGTGCTCCCAAAGAAATTCAGCCAACTATGGGACAGTATCAGGAATTAGGCAAAATGACACAACATCAAATCACTGGCTCAAAACTGGTTGAATTAGATAATGTCGGTCACCTTCCTCATATTGAAGTTTATGACAAATTTTGGAACGCGTTATATGACTTTATTAAATAG